One genomic window of Vulpes vulpes isolate BD-2025 chromosome 11, VulVul3, whole genome shotgun sequence includes the following:
- the LOC112928602 gene encoding olfactory receptor 52M1-like, with the protein MFMSNNACLVPSSFWLTGIPGLQSLHIWLSIPFSSMYLVAIVGNVTILAVIKVERSLHQPMYFFLCMLAIIDLVLSTSTMPKLLAIFWFGAHNIDLDACLAQMFFIHCFATVESGIFLAMAFDRYVAICDPLRHTLVLTHAAVGRLGLAALFRGVLYIGPLPLMIRLRLPLYRTQIIAHSYCEHMAIVTLACGDTTVNNLYGMGIGFLVLILDSLAITASYVMIFRAVMGLATPEARLKTLGTCSSHICAILVFYIPIAVSSLTHRFGHHVPPHIHILLANFYLLIPPILNPVVYAVRTKQIRERLLYILKAGSQPK; encoded by the coding sequence ATGTTCATGTCTAATAATGCCTGTTTGGTGCCTAGTTCTTTCTGGCTTACTGGTATTCCAGGGCTGCAATCCCTGCACATCTGGCTCTCCATCCCCTTCAGCTCTATGTACCTGGTGGCTATAGTGGGGAATGTGACTATCCTGGCAGTGATAAAGGTGGAACGCAGCCTGCACCaacccatgtacttcttcctgtgCATGTTGGCTATCATTGACTTGGTCCTTTCAACGTCTACCATGCCCAAACTACTAGCCATCTTCTGGTTTGGTGCCCACAACATTGACCTGGATGCCTGCTTGGCTCAGATGTTCTTCATCCACTGCTTTGCCACTGTTGAGTCAGGAATCTTCCTTGCCATGGCTTTTGATCGCTATGTGGCCATATGTGACCCATTACGCCACACCTTGGTGCTCACTCATGCAGCAGTGGGTCGTTTGGGCTTGGCTGCCCTCTTCCGTGGAGTACTCTACATTGGGCCTCTGCCTCTGATGATTCGCCTGAGGCTGCCTCTTTACCGGACCCAAATCATTGCCCATTCCTATTGTGAGCACATGGCCATAGTTACCTTAGCATGTGGTGACACAACAGTCAACAACTTGTATGGAATGGGAATTGGCTTCCTGGTATTGATCCTAGACTCATTAGCTATCACTGCCTCATATGTGATGATTTTCAGGGCTGTAATGGGGTTGGCCACCCCAGAGGCCAGGCTTAAAACTCTAGGGACATGTAGTTCTCACATTTGTGCCATTCTTGTCTTCTATATCCCCATTGCTGTTTCTTCTCTCACTCACCGCTTTGGCCATCATGTGCCTCCTCATATCCATATCCTTTTGGCCAACTTTTACCTCCTCATTCCACCCATTCTCAACCCAGTTGTCTATGCTGTCCGTACCAAACAGATTCGAGAGAGACTTCTCTACATTCTTAAAGCAGGGTCTCAACCCAAGTGA